One part of the Clostridium thermosuccinogenes genome encodes these proteins:
- a CDS encoding HelD family protein produces the protein MHPDWEKEVERLEYVKQVILDVLNVKISKSAEYSKEMRAINKEMWEETGALNGQNSILKIPSFLQDINFLKRNIADSARNEKEIKMLERQLVSPYFCRIDFKEDGECAESFYIGIYGLRDINNDEILIYDWRAPISNMFYDFEPGPASYECPAGLIEGELLLKRQYRIDRGTLLWMFDTNVAIEDKILQDILAGSTDGRMKTIVSTIQREQNRAIRYGSKRVLAVQGAAGSGKTSIALHRAAYLLYRDRKTIKAENIRLYTPSGIFAEYISDVLPELGEDDIPCNTLTGLVQSTLGDSFKKYETYTEMMEWQLSQKSIDEKSGQLESMGFKASEIFTAMLEKYAAVFESKMIHFEDIAIGDAIIASRDELADLFYNSFSYMPVAKRLSRIETYVMTRINEYMKQRKKEKIDEFANSEEYMDESEIKARSRIAVKRESETAIEKVKNMISIDIVRLYQRLFKDDEIWRLCGGPSSEKIRKRTVEALDNAILLYEDQSPILYLMALLGMLDADKDAKHVMIDEAQDYSYITYKLFSRFYPNCGITLLGDASQNINSAFGIGNLKLAGELLDPDSLEYTELSKCYRSTIEIMEFASQILPTKAIPYGRHGKKPEVMTSPTVDGVCGLVTDCIGNAKKDGYSSIAIICRNLGSCQRVYRHLKTIMPVHIIENENDQIEKGVVVIPSYLAKGLEFDVAVAVILSEDEYLHEENQLFYTVCTRALHRLDVCSIDGAGILKKIESKHD, from the coding sequence ATGCATCCGGATTGGGAAAAAGAAGTTGAGAGGCTTGAATATGTAAAACAGGTAATTTTAGATGTATTGAACGTGAAGATCAGCAAGAGCGCTGAGTATTCCAAAGAGATGAGGGCTATAAATAAAGAGATGTGGGAGGAAACAGGGGCTCTTAACGGACAAAATTCGATTTTAAAGATTCCTTCTTTCCTGCAGGACATAAATTTCTTGAAACGAAATATTGCGGACTCGGCTAGAAACGAAAAGGAAATTAAAATGCTTGAGAGGCAGCTCGTTTCACCATACTTTTGCAGGATTGACTTCAAAGAAGATGGCGAATGTGCAGAAAGCTTCTATATTGGCATCTATGGATTGCGTGATATTAATAATGATGAAATATTGATTTATGACTGGCGGGCACCGATCAGCAACATGTTTTATGACTTTGAGCCTGGTCCGGCTTCATATGAATGCCCTGCAGGATTAATCGAGGGAGAGCTCCTTCTTAAGCGGCAGTACAGAATTGATAGAGGTACTCTTTTATGGATGTTTGATACCAATGTCGCTATAGAGGATAAGATTTTACAGGATATTTTGGCCGGAAGTACGGATGGCAGGATGAAAACCATTGTCAGCACAATACAGAGGGAACAGAACCGGGCAATCAGGTATGGAAGCAAACGGGTACTCGCGGTCCAGGGAGCTGCCGGAAGCGGAAAAACTTCAATAGCGCTGCATAGGGCTGCATACTTGCTTTATCGTGACCGTAAAACTATTAAGGCCGAGAATATCAGATTATATACCCCAAGTGGTATTTTTGCCGAATATATTTCCGATGTTTTGCCTGAGCTGGGTGAGGATGATATTCCATGCAATACGTTAACCGGGCTTGTTCAAAGCACTCTGGGAGATTCGTTTAAAAAATATGAGACATATACGGAAATGATGGAATGGCAGCTTTCACAGAAATCCATCGATGAGAAAAGCGGCCAATTGGAGTCAATGGGCTTTAAAGCTTCAGAAATATTTACAGCCATGCTGGAGAAGTATGCTGCGGTTTTTGAGAGCAAAATGATACACTTTGAAGATATTGCTATAGGTGATGCTATTATTGCTTCCAGGGACGAGCTGGCGGATCTTTTTTATAATAGCTTCAGCTACATGCCTGTTGCCAAAAGGCTTTCCCGCATAGAAACATATGTGATGACACGCATCAATGAATATATGAAGCAGAGAAAAAAAGAAAAGATTGATGAGTTTGCCAATTCAGAAGAATATATGGACGAAAGTGAGATCAAAGCCAGAAGCCGTATTGCTGTAAAAAGAGAATCGGAAACAGCAATAGAAAAAGTGAAAAACATGATCTCTATTGACATAGTCAGGCTATATCAAAGATTATTTAAAGATGATGAGATTTGGAGACTATGCGGAGGGCCATCCTCTGAGAAAATACGCAAAAGAACTGTAGAAGCCTTGGATAACGCTATCCTTTTATATGAGGATCAATCGCCAATACTTTATCTCATGGCACTTCTTGGGATGCTGGATGCAGATAAGGATGCGAAGCATGTAATGATAGATGAGGCCCAGGATTATTCGTATATAACATATAAGCTATTCTCAAGGTTTTACCCTAATTGTGGAATCACACTTTTGGGTGATGCCAGCCAGAATATAAATTCTGCCTTCGGCATAGGAAACCTGAAATTGGCAGGGGAACTCCTTGACCCGGACAGCTTGGAGTATACCGAACTTAGCAAGTGCTACCGCTCTACAATTGAGATAATGGAGTTTGCCTCGCAGATACTGCCTACAAAGGCAATACCCTATGGAAGGCATGGTAAGAAGCCTGAGGTAATGACTTCGCCGACGGTTGACGGTGTGTGCGGTTTGGTCACGGATTGCATAGGCAATGCAAAAAAAGATGGTTACAGCTCTATCGCCATTATCTGCCGTAATCTAGGCAGTTGCCAGCGAGTATATAGACATCTAAAAACGATTATGCCTGTTCATATCATAGAGAATGAAAATGATCAGATAGAAAAAGGCGTCGTCGTGATACCTTCTTATCTTGCCAAAGGGCTTGAATTTGACGTTGCTGTCGCAGTGATCCTGTCGGAGGACGAATACTTGCATGAGGAAAACCAGCTTTTTTACACCGTTTGCACCAGGGCTCTCCATAGGCTGGATGTCTGCTCTATAGATGGAGCTGGAATCTTAAAAAAGATAGAATCCAAACATGATTGA